The genomic segment AGAGAAAGTGGACACTAGTCAGAAGCAGTTTGTAGCCCCAACTCCCTAACAGTGGCTCCACTCCACAACAGTTCAAACAGGAGACGCACTCAGAATACATTTGGGAGTTTCATAGAATACCACATTTGGGAACCAACCCAGGAATGGGCTCATTTTTGTCATCAGCAATTTGCAATGCTGCAAGGTTAATTAACAATTTCAtaggaagagtgatcataacttAATAAATTACACATTTACTTTAAAGGGTGAGAAATCTGAGTCTAAAACAAGTGCTTTAGACTTAATTAAAAACTTTGTAAAGGTGTGAAGTTGGAGTTTGTTAAAGTGGACTGGGGAAATAGGTTAAAGGTTAAGACAGTAGAGAAGCAGTGACAGACACTGAAGGAGATATGTCATTGCTCAACAAAAACATATTCCATTCAGAAGGAACACCTCAATGAGAAGTGTGAACCATCCATGGTTGACTAAGAAAGCTGGCATCATGTCAGGTTTACAGAACACAGATACATGCTGCAGAAATTAGTGTTTGGCAGAGGATTGGTAAAattttacaaaacagcaaaggatGGGTAAAAGAATAATAAAGAGGGAGAAATTGGAATATGAGAAATAATAAGCAGTACATAAAGAGACAGTAAAACATTCCCCAGTACTCAAACGGTATTGGTTTATTTTGGCTTCCCCAACACATTAAGTAACTTTGAAAGGTTACTGAGGGAGATAAGGGCTCGTGGTGTCAGTGGTGGTTTATTAACATGGTTGAGAATTGATAAACTGACAGGAAACCAAGAGCTCAGTTAAAGGAATGACTGGTAAACTGTAACTAGGGGAGTGCTGCTGTGCCTTAACTATACACAATCTGTATTAACGACCTGCAGGTAAGGTCATAGAACACGGTCACCATCAGTTAGTGATTCAAGTCAGACAGGAAAGCAAGTTGTGAGGCAGAACCAAAGTCTGTAAAGAGACACAGCCCGTTGGGTGAGTGACAGGAGGTGTGTAacatgagaatttaggaggttgtccactttggcagGTAGAAGATAATAGCAGTATATTATTTAACTGGAGAGAGGTTGCAGAACTCTGAGCTACGGAGGAGCTGGGTAGCCTGAGACAACAAGTCATTAAGACGGCACATCGAAGTTTGGCCTTTATCACAGAAAGGATGGAAATGTAAAAGGCACATGGCAGCAGCTGGAGGCCTTTTGAGCCCACCCCATCAGACAaccgatgggccgaatagcctactccttcTCTGATCTGAACTCAGGGAACAACCTGCTCACCAACTGAGCGGACCCAGTTTATTTCCAGCTGCCTTTGCAGGATGACAAGAATCATCACAAGAACACCTTCAGCTcgcaggagcaaattactgcagctgctggaatctgTACCGACATCACTGCGTAACATCCTTGGAGAGACAGCAAGTGAACATTTCACAGCTCTGACAaacagtcatctagactcgaaacaggAGCTTGCTCACTCTCCACACtttctgcctgactggctgtgatctccagtatttgttgttttcatcaCTTTCAGTTCTCCCTACTGGAACGAGGCTGGGTTGTGACAGAGGGGTCAGGGAGGGAGACATGGACAGCTTCCTGGTCAGACTGCTTCCTGCAGCAGCTGTAAACCTGACTGACAGCACAGCTTCAGCCTCTCCCCCTTCAATGGAGGATGCTGGAGCGGTGCCCAGTGGGATCCTCAGCTGCCCTCAGGGAACAGCAGGAAGGACAAGTCCCGTCAGGGCCATACAGCATCACCAGAGGGTCTCTGGGTCAATCCTCACACAAACCGCACCCCACCCCCTCCTGAAACTCACATCACTGGGGCAAATAACTGAGGCACAGACGTTACCTGATCTCTCGCACTCCTGCCCCCTCTGAAGCCATGTCCCAGAGTTTGACACTACTGTCCCAGGATCCAGAGCAGAGTATGTGGTCCTGTGCTGCAAGAGCCCAAACCCAACCCTGTAACAAGAGCAGAGGGTCACACTGATCAAGAACAGGCAGAGAACTTCACAACAGAATCTAGAACACACCTTTCCAGAGCATCCTTCATGACCTCCAAATGTCCCAAAGTGCTCGACAGCAGAAAGTGGTGCCCTGAAGTGTAGTCAAGgtttgcacagcaagatcccattaaCCAGAAGACATGCTTGGGAAATAGTTATGGGGCAGGACCCAGATGTCCCAATCGAGGTGATAGACATCATCTGGCTAATGCCTAGCAGCAACAGCAGCTTTTCTCTCACTAGCTGCAGGCCTGCTGTTCGGACGATGAACTAGCCCCTGTGCCACCACCACCCTCGGCAGCTCACCCCGACACTGTTCTCCTCACCCTGTGTGTCCCCCGTGGTTGGTCTCCAAGAGttttcaccagcaccttctccccATCCTGTCCTAAACGTCTCAGGTCCCAGATATTCACATTCCGATCCCTGGATCCAGAAACACACAGCGAAGCATTCTGTACGACAGGAAGTAACAAAACGGTTACAATCTCAGCCATCAGCAGTTAGTCTGCCCCGGGACGGCAAGGATTGGTACAGGCACCCTTATCGTTTGTTATATACATAAATATCAAGTAGGTTTGGTAGAGTGGTtaatagtgaagaagatggttgtaggttacaggaagatacagatgggttggtcagatggATAGACCAATGACAGATAATATTTAACCTGATAACTacgaggtgatacactttggaagaagaaacaagatgaggGAGTATTTGATGAATAAGGACACTGGGTAACTtagaggagcagagagatctcagggtaattattcacagatccctgaagtcagCAGAGCATGTGAACAGGAGGGTTAAGGCCATATAtgggacacttgctttcatttAGCCATGGCAGAGAGTActaagagcaaggaggtaatgcTGGAGTTGTACAATGTGTTGGTCAGGCCACAGCTGGGGTAGTGTGTGCGTTTCTGGTCCcctcactataggaaggatgtgctaGCACTAGAGGGGCTACAGGCAGGCAGGcgaatgggtgggggggggaacagggGCAGCCAGGCAGACGTGGAGACACAGGGGCAGGCAGACAGACCGACCGGGaggcacagggacagacagacagacagacagaccgaccgggaggcacagggacagacagacagaccgacCGACCGGGaggcacagggacagacagacagacagacagaccgaccgggaggcacagggacagacagacagaccgacCGACCGGGaggcacagggacagacagacagaccgacCGACCGACCGGGaggcacagggacagacagacagaccgacCGACCGACTGGGaggcacagggacagacagacagaccgacCGACCGACCGGGaggcacagggacagacagacagaccgacCGACCGACCGGGaggcacagggacagacagacagaccaactGACCGGGAGGCACaggaacagacagacagacagtcagagagacagacCGACAGACCGGGAGGCACAGGGACcaacaggcagacagacaggagGCACAGGGAccgacaggcagacagacagaccgGGAGGCACAGGGAccgacaggcagacagacagaccgGGAGGCACAGGGAccgacaggcagacagacagaccgGGAGGCACAGGGAccgacaggcagacagacagaccgggaggcacagggacagacaggcagaccgggaggcacagggacagacaggcagaccgggaggcacagggacagacaggcagaccgggaggcacagggacagacaggcagaccgggaggcacagggacagacaggcagaccgggaggcacagggacagacaggcagaccgggaggcacagggacagacaggcagaccgggaggcacagggacagacaggcagaccgggaggcacagggacagacaggcagaccgggaggcacagggacagacaggcagaccgggaggcacagggacagacaggcagaccgggaggcacagggacagacaggcagaccgggaggcacagggacagacaggcagaccgggaggcacagggacagacaggcagaccgggaggcacagggacagacaggcagaccgggaggcacagggacagacaggcagaccgggaggcacagggacagacaggcagaccgggaggcacagggacagacaggcagaccgggaggcacagggacagacaggcagaccgggaggcacagggacagacaggcagaccgggaggcacagggacagacaggcaggcagacagaccgggaggcacagggacagacaggcaggcagacagaccgggaggcacagggacagacaggcaggcagacagacagacagggaggcacaggaacagacagacagacagtcagacagacagggaggcacaggaacagacagacagacagtcagacagacagggaggcacaggaacagacagacagacagtcagagagacagacCGACAGACCGGGAGGCACAGGGACCGACAGGCAGACAGACGGGAGGCACAGGGACAGACAGGCAGACCGGGAGGCACAGGGACAGACAGGCAGACCGGGAGGCACAGGGACAGACAGGCAGACCGGGAGGCACAGGGACAGACAGGCAGACCGGGAGGCACAGGGACAGACAGGCAGACCGGGAGGCACAGGGACAGACAGGCAGACCGGGAGGCACAGggacagacaggcaggcagacagacagacagggaggcacagggacagacaggcaggcagacagacagggaggtacagggacagacaggcaggcagacagacagggaggtacagggacagacaggcaggcagacagacagggaggtacagggacagacaggcagacagacagactgggaggcacagggacagacaggcaggcaggGAGGTACAGGGGCAGACAGGCAGACCGACAGACCGGGAGGCACAGGGGCAGACAGGCAGACCGACAGACCGGGAGGCACATGAGTAGACAGACTGACACAAAGACCCTGCCCTGTGGACCCTGCAGTACTGATACAGTAGGTTTGGTGGGATCACTTGCTACCAATTTACCTGAATCAACAAGACGGTGTCGACTGAAGCAAAAtgtccatcattcaatgagaaatgtTGAACCTTTGGATTACTAGTGGACCAAAGAGACAGATGCTCCTCAAGCTCGATACAAGCTGATGGCCAATCAAATTCCTTTCCTATtaaaacagaaacagaattaGAAAGAGACAGGTCTGACCAGAATCCAAACCACAGCTCCAGCCTAAAACTCAACCACCCACTCTCTAACCGCAACACACATCTTGCCCTCATCCCCACAACAGTCGTGTCTCAGACAGgaacagacccagacagagacaagCCCACACAGAccaagacagacagagacacaaacCTTCCAATACTGGGTAGCTCATCCCCAAGATCTTCTGGGCCCGGATTCTCCAAGTCACCTCATCAGTCAGGACGTACTGGAACGCTCGACAAACCAACGGCAACACTCCGAGCACAAACCTGGCATCTAGGTATGAGCAGATCTCCAGCACCAGCTCCCAGGGGAGAGACAACAGACCTGACTGATCAGTGTCCCCAGCTAGCACCTGGCTGGAACGCAGTTTTACGTTCAAGTCTGATGCACTCGATTTGCTGATGCGAGTCTGGCTCTCGCTGCTTGGCTCTGGGGGACAGCTTTGGGGTCTGGGGCCAGACATTTCAGGGTTCCACACCCGGTCCACGTACTCCTGGGCCTGGAGTTCCAGCTCATCCTCCTGTTCTAGGTCAGACTCACCCTCCGGGGTATGATGAGGCTGGGTGCTCAGTCTATCATGAGACTCACTCGTCATAATTTCTTCACTGCTCCAGTCTCAGTGGAACACAAGCTGCAAAAACAAACCGAACATTAACTCACTCGGTGAATCCTGGAAAGAAGCCACAGGTTAAAGTAACTCAGGCTGCTGAAAGAATCTTTCCCCTTTCTGGGGAATCTGCAAATAGGGAACACAGTGTCAAAATAATTTAACAGGAACTCAGCAACAAGGAATTCCTTTTCTCAAAGGATGGATAGTCTTTGGAATTTTTAACCAACATGCAACCGAGCCTTTTCCATTCAACTAGTTTGAATGAAAACAGGTTTATGATTGTCAAAGAAGTCAATGGTTATTAGGGAGTAGATGGGAGAATGGAGCGGAGGCCAGTGGTGATCATATTGAtggatggagcaggcttgaggggtttAATTGGTTCTTCCTGACTCCTGAGTGTGCTGTGTTATGGGAAATTGTTGAAACACTTGTGCACAAGTCACATCATAGCACACTACATTTCATCAGCTTGACAAATCACCAGCATGACAGTTTGTCCTGGGTGCTGAGAATCACCTGTCCCGCACAAAGTGAGGATATTTTCTAAGATCCAGTCTCGGTACCTAGATTAAAAGCATTTTACCCACATTTTAAAAAGCAAATAGATATTTTGCTGCTTCATTGCGTGCAAGATTGCGTGAGAATCAATGTACAAAACATATTTAATGGAACATCCTACAAACCCATTAATGTGAGGAGAACGGGTAACtcttcattgttgtggttctgttcgttgagctgggaatttgtcttgcaaacgtttcgtcccctgtctaggtgacatcttcagtgcgtgggagcctcctgtgaagcgcttctgtgctgttttctccggtatttatagtggcctgtctctgccgcttccggttgtcagttcgagctgtccactgtagtggccggtatattgggtctatcaacacacacatcgacctggacacaatataccggccactacagtggacagctcgaactgacaaccggaagcagcagagacaggccactataaataccggagaaaacagcacagaagcgcttcacaggaggctcccaagcactgaggatgtcacctagacaggggacgaaacgtttgcaagacaaattcccagctcggcgaacagaaccacaacaacgagcacccgagctacaaatcttccacCAAACTTTGGGTAACTCTTCACTTTTTAGACATCAGTTTCTTCTCTGCtctaaggggagagagaggtttgaTATTATGAATAAGTAAAGGTAGAATTAATTCAGAGTGGCTCAGCAACACACATTTAAACTAAATGATAAAATAATGAGAAACAACATGGAGAAAATGACATCGACATAGTGGTAGGTTGTGATCTTGAACACACTGCCTAAAGGGGCTGTGAAAGCAGACACCGTCAGAACTTTCAAAATGGAACCAGATAAATGCTGAAAGGGAAAATTCTGTATGGCCTGGGGAAGAGAAACTGGACTCATTTCAGAATCAAACCACGACAGTGACCTCTCCATGTCAGAAGCTACTTGCAGAGAAACTCAGTCCAATATAAATCGATCCCTGTCCAGTGACTGTCAGATCCCTGCCTCAGGAACACACTGCACCCCCTCCCATACCCTCACACTCAGGACTCCCCTGCCCTCaggaatcccccccccccccccaatactcCCCCTGCCCTCAGGAATCCCCCCCAATACTCCCCCTGCCCTCAGGAATCCCCCCCCCCAATACTCCCCCTGCCCTCaggaatccccccccccccaatactcCCCCTGCCCTCAGGAATCCCCCCCCCCAATACTCCCCCTGCCCTCAGGAATCCCCCCCCGCCAATACTCCCCCTGCCCTCaggaatccccccccccccaatactcCCCCTGCCCTCAGGAATCCCCCCCCCCAATACTCCCCCTGCCCTCAGGAATCCCCCCCATACTCCCCCTGCCCTCAGGaatactccccccccccccatactccCCCTGCCCTCAGGAACACTCCCCCCCAATACTCCCCCTGCCCTCAggaatctctcccccccccaataCTCCCCCTGCCCTCAggaatctctccccccccccaataCTCCCCCTGCCCTCAggaatctctccccccccccaataCTCCCCCTGCCCTCAGgaatctcttccccccccccaatacTCCCCCTGCCCTCAggaatctctccccccccccaataCTCCCCCCCCCCAATACTCCCCCTGCCCTCAGGAACACTCCCCCTGCCCTCAGGAATCTCCCCCCCCCCAATACTCCCCCTGCCCTCAGGAATCCCCCCCATACTCCCCCTGCCCTCAGGaatactccccccccccccaatactcCCCCTGCCCTCAGGAATACTCCCCCCCCCCAATACTCCCCCTGCCCTCAAgaatctcttcccccccccccaatactCCCCCTGCCCTCAAgaatctcttccccccccccaatacTCCCCCTGCCCTCAggaatctctccccccccccaataCTCCCCCTGCCCACAGGAATCCCCCCCCCCAATACTCCCCTTGCCCTCAGGAATCCCCCCCCAATACTCCCCCTGCCCTCAggaatcccccccccccaatacaTCCCCTGCCCTCAggaatctctcccccccccaataCTCCCCCTGCCCTCAggaatctctcccccccccaataCTCCCCCTGCCCTCAggaatccccccacccccaatactCCCCCTGCCCTCAggaatctctccccccccccaataCTCCCCCTGCCCTCAggaatctctccccccccccccaatactcCCCCTGCCCTCAggaatctctcccccccccaataCTCCCCCTGCCCTCAggaatctctccccccccccaataCTCCCCCTGCCCTCAGGAATCTCTCCCACCCCCAATACTCCCCCTGCCCTCAGGAATCTCTCCCACCCCCAATACTCCCCCTGCCCTCAGGAATCTCTCCCACCCCCAATACTCCCCCTGCCCTCAggaatcccccccccccaacactccccctGCCCTCAggaatctctcccccccccccaatactCCCCCTGCCCTCAGGAATCCCCCCCCCCAATACTCCCCCTGCCCTCAGGAACACTCCTCTGTGGACATCAGTTTCCTGAAGcaaaccccccctcaccctcaccctcaccctcaccctcaccctgaccctgaccctgaccctgaccctgaccctgaccctcaccctcaccctcaccctcaccctgaccctgaccctgaccctgctccACAGaccacacctactctctctctccttccccacccctcagGTTGCGGCCTGTGCTGTTAGGCCGGGCCTGCCGTGCGGCTGAGGCCGGGGATTTTCCGCTACCTCAGCTTCCGCATCCCCTCCGCCTCCCGGCGGCGCAGTCAATAAACGTCACTGATTCAGGTCACATGACAAGAGCGCAAGTTTATGATGTCATACCAGTGACGCCACGGCGGAGCGCAGCAGCACTTGATTGGAGGATCGACACTGACTGGGCGCAGCGTCACGACACGTCATTCGCCTGCTGACTGGAGTACAGGCACTCAGCGGGTGGATCGCCAGACCCACTGCGTGATTGGAGGAGCCACCCTCACTGGGCGGGGCACTAGACCTCGCGCCAGACTGGTGCAGCGGACCGCAGTGGGCGTGGCACCAGACCACCCACCTGATTGGCGGAGCGACCCTCAGTAGGCGGTGCACCAAACCACCCGCCTGATTGGCGGAGCGACCCTCAGTGGGCGGTGCACCAGACCACCCGCCTGATTGGCGGAGCGACCCTCAGTAGGCGGTGCACCAGACCACCCGCCTGATTGGCGGAGCGACCCTCAGTGGGCGGTGCACCAAACCACCCGCCTGATTGGCGGAGCGACCCTCAGTGGGCGGTGCACCAGACCACCCGCCTGATTGGCGGAGCGACCCTCAGTAGGCGGTGCACCAGACCACCCGCCTGATTGGCGGAGCGACCCTCAGTAGGCGGTGCACCAGACCACCCGCCTGATTGGCGGAACCGCCCTCAGTGGGCGGGGCACTAGACCTCGCGCCAGACTGGTGCAGCGGACCGCAGTGGGCGGTGCACCAGACCACCCGCCTGATTGGCGGAGCGACCCTCAGTGGGCGGTGCACCAAACCACCCGCCTGATTGGCGGAACCGCCCTCAGTGGGCGGTGCACCAGACCACCCGCCTGATTGGCGGAGCGGCCCTCAGTGGGCGGGGTGATATGTCATGCACCGAGCTGAGTGCGTGGTTTGGGATTCCAGggggggacacggtgtgagcTGCAGTCCCGGGCATCACCGTCCCTGTACTGTCGGGTATCAAAGCCTCTGCTCCCTAACCT from the Chiloscyllium punctatum isolate Juve2018m chromosome 46, sChiPun1.3, whole genome shotgun sequence genome contains:
- the fbxw9 gene encoding F-box/WD repeat-containing protein 9; its protein translation is MTSESHDRLSTQPHHTPEGESDLEQEDELELQAQEYVDRVWNPEMSGPRPQSCPPEPSSESQTRISKSSASDLNVKLRSSQVLAGDTDQSGLLSLPWELVLEICSYLDARFVLGVLPLVCRAFQYVLTDEVTWRIRAQKILGMSYPVLEGKEFDWPSACIELEEHLSLWSTSNPKVQHFSLNDGHFASVDTVLLIQNASLCVSGSRDRNVNIWDLRRLGQDGEKVLVKTLGDQPRGTHRGWVWALAAQDHILCSGSWDSSVKLWDMASEGAGVREIRGKAAVLCLVYRPDVLVTGTYDKTVTLYDPRAGYPMLSSWKLHSSAVLCLAANDHFVLSGSEDRTLVVVDRRTNHILQKLQLDSYLSTMSYAHGELWAGDKWGLVHVFDEQGGSFQHVKCFNVGHRSQLTGIKHSLGTLYTSSTDKSIKVHVPTEPPHTICTLPHVDVVNGISVEGDILAAASGSMSVEIWRSIK